In one Bacillus thuringiensis genomic region, the following are encoded:
- a CDS encoding ABC transporter ATP-binding protein — protein MALLQVNNIETYLDQFHILQGVSLAVEKGTITVLFGRNGAGKTTTLRSVMGFHRIADGEIYYDSAKVSGLPTHLISRKGIGYVPENQGIFHDLTVEETFALARGKGEEVEGKIEWMLELFPDLKQFWNKKSGLLSGGQKQMLAISRAFINSDGLLLIDEPSKGLSPIMVEKLMVAILKMKEKTTVLLVEQNFMMASQIGDYFYIMDNGRIVHNGFMNELKKDKEMCHKYLGIS, from the coding sequence GTGGCACTATTACAAGTGAATAATATAGAAACGTATTTAGATCAGTTTCATATTTTGCAAGGAGTATCTCTTGCTGTTGAGAAAGGGACAATTACTGTACTGTTTGGTAGAAACGGGGCAGGGAAAACAACGACATTACGTTCAGTTATGGGGTTTCACCGCATTGCAGATGGTGAAATTTATTATGATAGTGCAAAAGTAAGTGGATTACCTACACATTTAATTTCAAGGAAAGGAATAGGGTATGTACCAGAAAATCAAGGTATTTTTCATGATTTGACAGTAGAAGAAACATTCGCTCTTGCTAGGGGAAAAGGTGAGGAAGTAGAAGGGAAAATAGAGTGGATGCTGGAACTATTTCCGGATTTAAAGCAGTTTTGGAATAAGAAAAGTGGGCTCTTGAGCGGAGGGCAAAAGCAAATGTTGGCTATTTCAAGAGCGTTTATTAATAGTGATGGATTATTACTTATTGATGAACCGAGCAAAGGGCTATCCCCGATAATGGTGGAGAAATTAATGGTAGCTATTTTGAAGATGAAAGAGAAAACAACAGTTTTACTTGTTGAGCAAAATTTTATGATGGCCAGTCAAATTGGCGATTATTTTTACATTATGGATAACGGACGAATTGTTCATAACGGTTTTATGAATGAATTAAAAAAGGATAAGGAAATGTGTCATAAATATTTAGGAATCTCTTAA
- a CDS encoding DUF4865 family protein has product MIGMQYKVILPKDYDMEIIKKRVKDNGYKTDGFQELNFKAYLITETEKDGNFYNCYAPLYIWNGHEGMKKFIFEGYYDNILQSFGWQQINIGVPLVVNLSDDFKKCKYVVEYVGSISQKNSLIETQFNFFNKNVQNTENCKGNVIVYNPDKWGYSQFEFYEVKPEIEEIGDITLYEVLHISQ; this is encoded by the coding sequence ATGATTGGAATGCAATATAAGGTCATTCTTCCAAAGGATTATGACATGGAAATTATTAAGAAAAGGGTAAAGGATAATGGCTATAAAACTGATGGTTTCCAAGAACTAAATTTTAAAGCTTATTTAATTACGGAAACGGAGAAAGACGGGAATTTTTATAACTGCTATGCACCTTTATATATTTGGAATGGCCATGAAGGAATGAAAAAATTTATCTTTGAAGGATATTATGATAATATTTTACAATCTTTTGGATGGCAACAAATAAATATAGGTGTTCCATTAGTTGTTAATCTAAGTGATGATTTTAAGAAATGTAAGTATGTTGTTGAATACGTGGGGAGTATTTCTCAAAAGAATTCATTGATTGAAACTCAATTTAACTTTTTTAATAAGAATGTCCAGAATACAGAAAATTGTAAAGGGAATGTAATAGTGTATAACCCAGATAAGTGGGGATATAGTCAGTTTGAATTTTATGAAGTAAAGCCTGAAATTGAAGAGATAGGGGATATTACATTATATGAGGTTTTACACATTTCACAGTAG
- a CDS encoding CobW family GTP-binding protein, translating into MNKVEIHILGGFLGSGKSTLLQNLLLAEKKKNRKVAVLMNEIGEYSVDTDIIGKENVLRELLKGCICCTLKEELEIQLHSLYQQERPDVIYIETTGVAHPIEVLDACVSPILAPFLEVKSIVVVLDAVRWLNRSILSANVQQLLHEQLKFGSHILVNKADLLTDEDKNTVFEEVKAINDHAKMYETKYCNISLKDIEKAEFPNDEEHETLHVKQHLHIQTMTYQFSKPIDQDKLYEWLSNLPDSIYRVKGFVKFHGDKYPHLFQYSFGVPTLLEQDFGFPTNLVVIGEGLDKKQLAEGLEKVELNSN; encoded by the coding sequence ATGAATAAAGTGGAGATTCATATATTAGGTGGTTTTTTAGGTAGTGGAAAATCAACATTATTACAAAATTTATTGTTAGCAGAGAAAAAGAAGAATAGAAAAGTTGCAGTATTAATGAATGAAATTGGTGAATACTCGGTAGATACAGATATTATTGGAAAAGAGAATGTTTTAAGAGAACTTCTTAAAGGCTGTATTTGTTGTACGTTAAAAGAAGAGCTTGAAATACAATTACATTCGTTATACCAACAAGAAAGACCAGATGTGATTTATATAGAAACGACAGGTGTTGCACATCCAATTGAAGTGTTAGACGCGTGTGTCTCGCCAATTTTAGCTCCTTTTCTGGAAGTGAAATCAATTGTAGTCGTTTTAGATGCAGTAAGGTGGTTAAACCGAAGTATATTAAGTGCAAATGTACAACAGCTATTGCATGAGCAACTGAAATTTGGTAGTCACATTCTTGTTAATAAAGCAGATTTACTAACAGATGAAGATAAGAACACAGTATTTGAAGAAGTAAAGGCAATAAATGATCATGCGAAAATGTATGAGACAAAGTATTGTAATATATCTTTAAAAGATATAGAGAAAGCAGAATTTCCAAATGATGAGGAACATGAGACACTACATGTCAAACAGCATTTACATATACAAACGATGACGTATCAATTTTCGAAACCGATTGATCAAGACAAATTATATGAATGGCTTTCGAATTTACCAGATAGTATTTATCGAGTGAAAGGTTTTGTGAAATTCCATGGAGATAAATACCCTCACCTATTCCAATATTCGTTCGGAGTACCAACTTTATTAGAACAAGACTTCGGTTTCCCGACAAACTTAGTAGTAATAGGAGAAGGACTAGATAAGAAACAATTGGCTGAAGGGTTAGAGAAAGTAGAACTTAACTCTAATTAA
- a CDS encoding branched-chain amino acid ABC transporter permease, with product MLICLSVFPFVNDSRSLLILFTQIFIFAIFAMSFDVLLGYTGIVSFGHCMFFGIGAYGVALLFDRQGVSITNFLIGIVAAIIISAIVSYIIGLLSLRLKSHFYAMLTLAISQLFFVLAEKWRGLTHGGDGFTFGVPDVFRDRFTFYYVTLICLLIIFVLLRLFTKSSIGKVLKAISQNEQRVEALGYKVLHYKIIASIVAGVVAAISGGLFVITLRFVNTTVFSIEMTLNALLMTMIGGVGTLIGAIAGAGIIESLKYYLSELATEYPIFERWTIILGLLYIIVLLVFPKGLVGTVKGLKNMKRNKKGKSAEVEQNV from the coding sequence ATGCTCATTTGTTTAAGTGTATTTCCGTTCGTAAATGATTCACGGAGCCTGTTAATTTTGTTCACTCAAATCTTCATCTTTGCTATTTTTGCAATGAGTTTTGATGTATTGCTTGGGTATACAGGAATTGTATCGTTCGGTCATTGTATGTTCTTTGGGATAGGAGCATATGGGGTAGCGCTTTTATTTGATCGACAAGGCGTATCAATAACGAACTTTTTAATTGGAATAGTAGCTGCAATTATCATTTCAGCAATCGTTAGTTATATAATTGGTTTACTTTCTTTACGGCTGAAAAGTCATTTTTATGCGATGTTAACACTTGCTATTTCACAGTTGTTTTTCGTCCTTGCTGAAAAATGGCGTGGGCTCACTCACGGAGGGGATGGTTTTACATTTGGTGTACCAGACGTATTCCGTGATCGTTTTACGTTTTATTATGTAACACTTATATGTTTACTTATCATTTTTGTTCTGTTACGTCTTTTCACCAAATCTTCTATTGGAAAAGTATTAAAGGCAATTTCACAAAATGAGCAACGTGTTGAAGCACTAGGATATAAAGTGCTTCATTATAAAATTATTGCTAGCATTGTTGCAGGAGTAGTAGCTGCGATTAGCGGTGGTTTATTTGTTATCACTTTACGCTTTGTTAATACGACTGTATTTTCAATTGAAATGACATTAAATGCATTATTGATGACAATGATTGGAGGCGTCGGAACGTTAATTGGAGCAATTGCAGGAGCTGGAATTATTGAATCTCTGAAATATTATTTATCAGAACTAGCTACAGAGTATCCGATTTTTGAAAGATGGACGATTATTCTTGGTTTATTGTACATTATCGTATTGCTAGTTTTCCCGAAAGGATTAGTTGGCACGGTTAAGGGACTGAAGAATATGAAACGGAATAAGAAGGGGAAAAGTGCAGAAGTGGAGCAAAATGTGTGA
- a CDS encoding flavin monoamine oxidase family protein: MMQPLTMERMLHIINVGLVKTKNPKQIIIVGAGISGLVAASLLKEAGHKVTILEANNRIGGRIYTIREPFSRGLYFNAGPMRIPDTHKLTLAYIRKFKLPLNLFINKTVSDIIYTNNIKTRLSIFEKNPSILRYPILESEKSKTAEELMLDVLEPILNYIKKDPNKNWSIVEKKYKAYSLGTFLTEYYSDGAIDMIGVLLDMEAYMGMSLIEVLREMVFFTSTTKYYEITGGMDALPKAFLSQLNENIFMRYKVEKIIQENSKVMMQVNHEQTIERFMVTGDVAIVTIPFSALRFVEIQPYNLFSYYKRRAIRELNYIAATKIAIEFKSRFWEKAGQGGGKSITDLPIRFTYYPSYGIQTPGAATVLASYTWADEALTWDSLPNRERIRYALKNLAEIYGDIVYSEFVTGTSFSWSKNPYSCGAFTAFEPGQELELFPYITPPSGKVHFAGEHTTLTHGWMQGAIESGVRVAYEVNEQ, from the coding sequence ATGATGCAGCCATTAACGATGGAAAGAATGCTTCATATTATTAATGTGGGGCTCGTTAAAACGAAGAATCCAAAGCAGATTATTATTGTTGGTGCAGGAATTTCAGGTTTAGTTGCAGCATCATTATTGAAAGAAGCAGGGCATAAAGTAACAATTTTAGAAGCGAATAATCGAATAGGCGGAAGAATATATACGATCCGTGAACCGTTTAGCAGAGGTTTATATTTTAATGCAGGACCAATGCGGATTCCTGATACACACAAGTTAACTTTAGCTTACATTCGTAAATTCAAATTGCCGTTAAATCTTTTTATAAATAAAACCGTTTCAGATATTATTTATACGAATAATATTAAAACGAGATTGAGCATATTCGAAAAAAATCCAAGTATACTTAGATATCCTATTTTAGAGAGCGAAAAAAGTAAAACGGCAGAAGAGTTAATGTTAGATGTATTAGAGCCGATTCTAAATTATATTAAGAAAGATCCTAATAAGAATTGGAGTATTGTTGAGAAAAAGTATAAAGCATATTCGCTCGGCACATTTTTAACTGAATATTATTCAGACGGTGCAATAGATATGATCGGTGTACTTCTTGATATGGAAGCGTATATGGGAATGTCTTTAATTGAAGTATTACGAGAAATGGTCTTCTTTACTTCAACGACGAAATATTATGAGATAACGGGCGGGATGGATGCATTACCAAAAGCATTTTTATCGCAGTTAAATGAGAATATATTTATGCGGTATAAGGTTGAAAAAATTATACAAGAAAATAGCAAAGTGATGATGCAAGTAAACCATGAACAAACTATAGAGAGATTCATGGTTACAGGTGATGTTGCAATTGTTACTATCCCATTTTCAGCTTTACGTTTTGTTGAAATTCAGCCTTACAATCTATTTTCTTATTATAAAAGACGAGCAATTCGTGAATTAAATTACATTGCTGCAACGAAAATTGCGATAGAGTTTAAAAGTAGATTTTGGGAGAAAGCGGGACAGGGTGGCGGTAAATCTATTACCGATTTACCGATACGGTTTACATATTATCCGAGTTATGGCATTCAGACACCAGGAGCAGCTACCGTTTTAGCGAGTTATACGTGGGCAGATGAGGCGTTAACATGGGATAGTTTACCGAATAGGGAACGCATTCGTTACGCATTAAAAAATTTAGCAGAAATATACGGTGACATCGTCTATAGTGAGTTTGTCACTGGAACATCTTTTAGCTGGAGTAAAAATCCGTATTCTTGCGGTGCATTTACAGCTTTCGAACCAGGCCAAGAGCTCGAGTTATTTCCGTATATTACACCACCATCTGGAAAAGTACATTTTGCAGGAGAGCATACGACATTAACACATGGATGGATGCAAGGGGCAATTGAGTCTGGAGTAAGAGTTGCATATGAAGTAAATGAACAGTGA
- a CDS encoding AI-2E family transporter: protein MNEVKNFFRSRGFQRFLVLIILALVLYGLKSMINLILITFILTFLMDRFQRFISKKLKVDRKIVIACLYIILVSFIGTTLYKYLPVLTIQISQLIYQFKLFFQNPPDNEIVKYALSTINGMEVSKYIEQGVDVIYQSIANIGKVSLQILLSLILSLFFLLEKERIITFTSKFKDSKLKMFYEEIAYFGERFARSFGKVIEAQFLIAVVNCILTVIALIVLGFPQLLVLAVMIFLLGLIPVAGVIISLFPLCIIAYNVGGVMYVVYILVFITVIHALESYFLNPKFMSAKTNLPIFYTFMILIFSEHFLGIWGLIIGIPIFIFLLDVLDINNEDETKK from the coding sequence ATGAATGAAGTGAAAAATTTCTTTCGAAGTAGAGGGTTTCAACGGTTTCTCGTTTTAATAATATTAGCGTTAGTATTATATGGATTAAAAAGTATGATCAACTTAATATTAATTACGTTTATACTGACATTTTTAATGGATCGATTCCAACGTTTTATTTCAAAGAAATTGAAAGTGGACCGGAAAATTGTTATTGCCTGTTTGTATATCATATTAGTTTCCTTTATTGGCACGACATTGTATAAATATTTACCTGTGCTAACGATACAAATTTCACAATTAATTTACCAATTTAAACTATTTTTTCAAAATCCACCTGATAATGAAATCGTTAAATATGCACTTTCGACAATTAATGGGATGGAAGTATCAAAATATATAGAACAAGGTGTAGATGTCATCTATCAATCGATAGCAAATATAGGGAAGGTAAGTTTACAAATATTATTATCTCTAATTTTAAGCTTATTTTTCTTATTAGAAAAAGAGCGTATTATTACATTTACATCTAAGTTTAAAGATAGTAAGTTAAAAATGTTTTATGAGGAAATTGCATATTTTGGTGAAAGATTTGCAAGATCGTTCGGCAAAGTAATTGAAGCACAGTTTTTAATTGCGGTTGTAAATTGTATTCTTACTGTCATTGCATTAATTGTTTTAGGATTTCCGCAGCTTCTTGTATTAGCTGTTATGATTTTTCTACTAGGATTGATTCCTGTTGCAGGTGTGATTATTTCTTTGTTTCCACTTTGTATCATTGCTTACAACGTAGGTGGAGTTATGTACGTAGTATACATACTTGTGTTCATTACAGTCATCCATGCTCTTGAAAGTTATTTTTTAAATCCGAAGTTTATGTCTGCAAAAACAAATTTACCAATCTTTTATACATTTATGATTCTCATCTTCTCAGAGCATTTCCTCGGAATATGGGGGCTTATTATCGGGATACCAATCTTTATCTTTTTATTAGATGTACTTGATATAAATAATGAGGATGAGACTAAAAAATAA
- a CDS encoding branched-chain amino acid ABC transporter permease has protein sequence MDVLINLFVNGISTGMLIFLLASGLSLIFGLMSVLNFAHGGLFAWGAFTGVWLFNMTGSYILALVGAVAMGMFLGFILERFLIRPVYGNHVRQLLVTLGGMLVLSECIKIFWGPNPISAKLPLWLQGSFTFGGIILIKYRLFVILIGIIIYIALLLLLKKTKIGLMIRAGVMDKEMVQALGINVKAIFSFVFLLGAGMAALGGFLLAPYSGVIFAEMGMQYAILAFIVVIIGGLGSVQGSAIASLIVGLAGAFTAYFIPDLSLAINMLMLLFFLIVKPTGLVGEKG, from the coding sequence GTGGATGTGTTAATCAATTTATTTGTAAATGGGATTTCAACAGGGATGCTCATTTTTTTGTTAGCATCAGGTCTTTCACTTATTTTCGGTCTAATGAGTGTTTTAAACTTTGCACACGGTGGTTTATTTGCATGGGGAGCATTTACAGGTGTTTGGTTATTTAATATGACAGGAAGTTATATATTAGCTTTAGTTGGAGCAGTAGCCATGGGAATGTTCCTAGGATTTATTTTAGAAAGGTTTCTTATTAGACCGGTATATGGAAATCATGTTCGACAGCTGCTCGTTACGCTTGGAGGAATGCTCGTTCTTAGTGAGTGTATTAAAATATTTTGGGGGCCAAACCCTATTAGTGCAAAATTACCGTTATGGTTACAAGGAAGTTTTACATTCGGAGGTATTATATTAATTAAATATCGTCTATTTGTTATTTTGATTGGGATAATTATTTACATTGCACTACTACTATTACTCAAAAAGACGAAGATAGGTCTTATGATCCGTGCAGGTGTAATGGATAAAGAAATGGTTCAAGCGCTTGGTATTAATGTAAAAGCAATATTTTCTTTCGTCTTTTTATTAGGAGCAGGGATGGCAGCTTTGGGAGGATTCTTATTAGCACCGTATTCGGGCGTTATTTTCGCCGAGATGGGCATGCAGTATGCAATTTTAGCTTTTATAGTAGTAATTATCGGTGGATTAGGAAGCGTACAAGGTTCAGCTATTGCTTCTTTAATTGTTGGATTAGCTGGTGCTTTTACAGCGTATTTTATACCAGATTTATCACTTGCAATTAATATGTTAATGTTACTATTTTTCTTAATAGTGAAGCCAACTGGACTTGTTGGTGAAAAGGGGTGA
- a CDS encoding ABC transporter ATP-binding protein, whose translation MTHLLETKNLSVSFGEHHVIKDVNLTVQKGKLISIIGPNGAGKTTLFNLLSGQISPTTGEVYFKGQDITKLSISDRTRLGIGRSFQLTNIFPELTVLENVRLSVQSFVQDYYSFFPSPAKLKQQVGEARRFLKTVLLHEKENVLAKDLAHGEKRKLELAMLLALKTDVLLLDEPTAGISVEEVPAILQVIENIKKHPESTIVLIEHKMDMILGLSDHLIVLFHGELLAEGLPEEIMKDERVQSAYLGGLYSGTITSE comes from the coding sequence GTGACACATTTGCTAGAGACGAAAAATCTTAGCGTATCTTTTGGTGAACATCATGTTATTAAAGATGTAAATTTAACTGTCCAAAAAGGAAAGCTCATTTCTATTATCGGGCCAAATGGTGCGGGGAAGACAACATTATTTAATTTACTAAGTGGACAGATTTCACCCACAACAGGTGAAGTGTATTTTAAAGGGCAAGATATTACAAAACTATCGATTTCAGATCGAACACGCTTAGGAATCGGTCGCTCTTTTCAGCTTACAAACATATTCCCAGAATTAACGGTACTTGAAAATGTCCGTTTAAGTGTTCAATCATTCGTACAAGATTACTATAGTTTTTTCCCGAGTCCAGCAAAATTAAAGCAACAAGTTGGAGAGGCGAGACGTTTCTTAAAAACAGTATTACTTCACGAGAAAGAGAACGTATTAGCGAAAGATTTGGCACATGGAGAGAAAAGAAAGCTAGAACTTGCGATGTTATTAGCTTTAAAAACGGATGTGTTATTACTTGATGAGCCGACGGCAGGTATTTCGGTTGAGGAGGTCCCTGCTATATTACAAGTGATTGAAAATATTAAGAAACATCCAGAGAGCACAATTGTACTTATCGAACACAAAATGGATATGATACTAGGTTTGTCAGATCATCTTATCGTTTTATTTCATGGAGAGTTATTGGCTGAAGGATTGCCAGAAGAAATTATGAAAGATGAGCGTGTACAAAGTGCTTATTTAGGGGGATTATATAGTGGCACTATTACAAGTGAATAA
- a CDS encoding LysR family transcriptional regulator yields MEINDLIIFKTVASEGSISKAAKELGYVQPNVTERIKKLEQELETPLLHRDNKGVSLLPAGDILLDYTNKILTLLEEVKDEIKTSGSSYIIATSQSILTNYLSKRIEENFRNYQIYVESSSHLQKLLQQQKVDMVITYEGYPDASFKKVFTTSISVGLLKAKEKCTIDYSKEIFFVSNDKKCPFRNKTIQFLKENNLSQQQLQQLDSYSLMEEFIDDGKGIAFLPIKNDKLVPIEDVPVEKLAVHFFTNQNSFKQIPDELFG; encoded by the coding sequence ATGGAAATAAATGATCTTATTATATTCAAAACTGTAGCCAGTGAGGGTTCTATTAGTAAAGCTGCTAAAGAGTTAGGATATGTTCAACCGAACGTAACTGAGCGAATCAAAAAATTAGAACAAGAATTAGAAACGCCTTTACTACATAGAGATAACAAAGGCGTTTCCTTGTTACCTGCTGGTGACATTTTATTAGATTACACGAATAAAATATTAACTCTATTAGAAGAAGTAAAAGATGAAATTAAAACGAGTGGTTCTTCTTATATAATAGCGACGTCACAATCTATTTTGACAAATTATTTAAGTAAGCGTATTGAAGAAAACTTCAGAAATTATCAAATATATGTAGAAAGTAGTAGTCATTTGCAAAAATTACTTCAGCAACAAAAAGTTGATATGGTCATAACTTATGAGGGTTATCCTGACGCATCGTTTAAAAAAGTGTTCACGACCTCAATTTCTGTAGGCTTATTAAAAGCGAAAGAAAAATGTACCATTGATTATTCAAAAGAAATTTTCTTCGTTAGCAATGACAAAAAGTGCCCTTTTAGGAATAAGACAATACAATTTCTAAAAGAAAACAATCTATCTCAGCAACAACTTCAACAGTTGGATTCTTATTCGCTTATGGAAGAGTTTATTGATGATGGAAAAGGAATAGCTTTTTTACCGATTAAAAATGATAAATTGGTACCAATTGAAGATGTTCCAGTTGAGAAATTAGCTGTTCATTTTTTTACAAATCAAAACTCTTTTAAACAAATCCCTGATGAACTATTTGGTTAA
- a CDS encoding substrate-binding domain-containing protein, whose protein sequence is MSMKKRKWLKTMFTGCVLGSLLITAACSGKKTSTEDEKTIKVGVLASLTGPLESYGKQTVNGFELGLDYATGGTGKVDGKKIKFVVEDTETKADVAVKKATKLLEEEKVDFLVGSSSSSDTLAVLPLAGEYEKIMVVEPAVADSITGKNWNKYIFRTGRSSSQDAIAGAAAIAKKDVKIATFAPDNAFGREGIAAFKAGAKKLGANIVNEQYADTNSTDFTANIQNIISSKPDYLFIVWAGANSPWKQLKDMNVEAQGIKISTGAPDIPALKTMDALVGMQGFSVYYHTLPKNKVNDWLVEEHKKRFNGAVPDLFTAGGMSAAISIVEALKKTKGDTDVDTLIKKMEGMEFDTPKGKMKFREKDHQAMQTLYSVTLKKQDGVDYPVPVLERELTMKETEPPVQNK, encoded by the coding sequence ATGTCGATGAAAAAACGTAAGTGGCTAAAGACAATGTTTACTGGTTGTGTTTTAGGTTCGTTATTAATAACGGCAGCTTGTTCAGGAAAGAAAACAAGTACAGAGGATGAAAAAACGATTAAGGTAGGAGTCCTTGCTTCTTTAACAGGACCGCTAGAATCGTATGGAAAACAAACAGTGAACGGATTTGAATTAGGGTTAGATTATGCAACTGGTGGAACTGGGAAAGTAGATGGGAAAAAGATTAAGTTTGTTGTAGAAGATACAGAAACGAAAGCGGATGTAGCAGTTAAAAAAGCTACGAAGTTATTAGAAGAAGAGAAAGTTGATTTTTTAGTTGGATCGTCTAGTTCAAGTGATACGTTAGCGGTTTTACCACTGGCCGGGGAATATGAAAAGATTATGGTTGTAGAACCAGCAGTAGCGGATAGTATTACCGGGAAGAACTGGAATAAATATATTTTTAGAACTGGAAGAAGTTCCTCACAAGATGCGATTGCAGGAGCAGCAGCAATTGCGAAAAAAGATGTAAAGATTGCGACATTTGCCCCAGATAACGCTTTTGGTCGTGAAGGGATTGCTGCATTTAAAGCGGGTGCGAAAAAATTAGGTGCGAACATTGTGAATGAGCAATACGCGGATACAAATTCAACAGATTTTACAGCGAATATTCAAAATATCATTAGTTCAAAACCAGATTACTTATTTATCGTTTGGGCAGGGGCAAATTCACCTTGGAAACAGTTGAAAGATATGAATGTGGAAGCGCAAGGTATTAAAATTTCTACAGGTGCGCCAGATATACCAGCATTAAAAACAATGGATGCATTAGTAGGTATGCAAGGTTTTTCTGTATATTATCACACACTTCCAAAAAATAAAGTGAATGATTGGTTAGTTGAAGAGCATAAAAAACGTTTTAATGGTGCAGTGCCAGATTTGTTTACAGCGGGAGGAATGTCAGCAGCAATTTCTATTGTAGAAGCCTTAAAGAAAACAAAAGGTGATACAGATGTAGATACATTGATTAAGAAAATGGAAGGAATGGAATTTGATACACCGAAAGGAAAGATGAAGTTTAGAGAGAAGGACCACCAAGCGATGCAGACGCTGTATTCTGTCACATTGAAAAAGCAAGATGGTGTTGATTATCCGGTGCCAGTATTAGAGCGAGAATTAACGATGAAAGAGACAGAACCACCAGTTCAAAATAAATAG
- a CDS encoding L-lactate dehydrogenase, whose protein sequence is MKKGINRVVLVGTGAVGCSYAYCMINQAVAEEFVLVDVNEAKAEGEAMDLSHAVPFAPAPTRVWKGSYEDCKDADLVVITAGLPQKPGETRLDLVEKNAKIFKQIVRSIMDSGFDGIFLIATNPVDILTYVTWKESGLPKERVIGSGTTLDSARFRYMLGEYFNIGPHNIHAYIIGEHGDTELPVWSHVSVGIQKLQTLLEKDNTYNQEDLDKIFINVRDAAYHIIERKGATYYGIGMSLLRVTKAILNDENSVLTVSAYLEGQYGQKDVYIGVPAVLNRGGVREILEVELSEDEELKFDHSVQVLKETMAPVL, encoded by the coding sequence ATGAAAAAAGGTATTAACCGTGTTGTATTAGTAGGAACAGGAGCAGTTGGATGTAGTTATGCTTACTGCATGATTAACCAAGCCGTAGCTGAAGAATTTGTTTTAGTCGATGTAAATGAGGCAAAAGCTGAAGGAGAAGCAATGGATTTAAGTCATGCTGTTCCATTCGCACCAGCTCCAACTAGAGTATGGAAAGGCAGCTACGAAGATTGTAAAGATGCTGACCTTGTAGTTATTACAGCTGGATTACCACAAAAGCCAGGCGAAACACGTTTAGATTTAGTTGAGAAAAACGCCAAAATCTTTAAACAAATCGTTCGCAGTATTATGGATAGCGGATTTGATGGCATCTTCTTAATCGCAACAAACCCTGTAGATATTTTAACTTACGTAACTTGGAAAGAATCTGGTTTACCGAAAGAACGTGTAATCGGTTCTGGTACAACGCTTGATTCTGCTCGTTTCCGCTATATGTTAGGTGAGTACTTCAATATTGGTCCACACAACATTCACGCTTATATTATCGGAGAACACGGCGATACTGAACTTCCAGTTTGGAGCCATGTTTCCGTTGGTATCCAAAAACTACAAACATTGCTTGAAAAAGACAACACGTATAATCAAGAAGATTTAGACAAAATTTTCATAAACGTCCGTGATGCAGCTTACCATATTATTGAGCGTAAAGGCGCAACTTATTATGGTATCGGTATGTCACTTCTACGTGTTACAAAAGCAATTTTAAACGACGAAAATAGTGTATTAACTGTATCAGCTTACTTAGAAGGTCAATACGGTCAAAAAGATGTGTATATCGGGGTACCTGCTGTTTTAAATCGCGGCGGTGTTCGTGAAATTTTAGAGGTTGAATTAAGTGAAGATGAAGAATTAAAATTCGACCACTCTGTTCAAGTATTGAAAGAAACAATGGCTCCGGTTCTTTAA